TACTCACCCGTTCGCCGCTCGCCACCAGGGTTGCCCCCGTGCTGCCGCTCGACTTGCATGTGTAAAGCATTCCGCCAGCGTTCAATCTGAGCCAGGATCAAACTCTTCAGTTTAATTCCCAAAACTCAACAGAATTCACAGGTATAAGCTTTCGCTTAAAACCTTTGATTCGTATGAGCACTTCAATTTAGTTGTCATGCGTATTTCCATCGCCCCAGGTCTCCCCGAAACGACATCTACACGCCGTTACAACCATGCCGTGCCCACACCTATCGGCTGTTTGTGTTTTTAAAGAGCTTCGCTGCAATTTCGTGCAGCACAGAAATGAGACTGTAACACAATTTCGACTCTGCGGTAACTTCTTATCTCGTTTTCGCCACCAATTAATCGGTGGTTGCGGGGACAGGATTTGAACCTGTGACCTTCGGGTTATGAGCCCGACGAGCTGCCAGACTGCTCCACCCCGCGTTCGAGAGAAAAAGATTATGACTGCTCAAATCAGGAACGTCAACCCCGTCTGATAGATTTGCACTCGACTGCGGAACCGGGGGCATCCGCAAGCGCTCCGGTGGAGCCACACGAGTCGTCTTGGAACACATGCGAATGTACGACCACCTAGATACACACCCGTATATATAGGCGAATGAAAAGAACCTACATCAGAAAGCACAGGCACCAGATCGAGCTTGCGCTCATCGTGGCCACGGCCGCCGTTACATTCGTTGCAAGCTCGCAAGCAGAGCTTTACGAACGCTTCCATGGGCTGCTCATACGGTACGAAGTCGTCCAGGCGGACGAATTGTTCATTGCATTGCTCGGCCTGACGGTTGCCCTGACGCTTTTTTCAGCCATGCGGTGGCGTGATGCGCGGCATGAGCTCGCGTCACGCATTGCCGCTGAACGACGGTTGAAAAGGCTTGCCGCCCGCAACCGCGATCTGGCCCAGGCATTGATCGGTCTGCAGGAGGCCGAGCGACGGCGCTTTGCGCATGAACTTCATGACCATTTCGGACAGTGCTGCAACGCGATCCGCATCGACGCGGTTTTTTTGCGCGACCACCTGGAGAATCCATCGGCGGAGAAGCGCGCGGCTGACCGTATTGCGGAATCAGCGGACGATCTGTACCAGACGGTGCGGGGGTTGCTCTACGAACTGCGTCCGGCAAGTCTGGACAGCCTCGGGCTGCTTGGAGCGGTGCAGTCGCTGTGCGAATCATGGGAAGAACGTTCGACGATAAACTGCGCCCTGCTTCCACGTGGGCACCTCGATGATCTCGGCGAAGACGCCAACATCGCAGTTTTTCGCATCATCCAGGAATCTCTTTCCAACGTCATGAAGCACACCAATGCCAGCCATGTCCGGATCTTCCTCGGTCATCATGCCGAAACCGATATGGTCGAACTTGTTATCGAAGACGACGGTAGCGGGTATGACGCAGCGAAGGTACGCCCCGGTCTGGGTTGGCTCGGCATGGGCGAGCGCGCGTCCATGCTTGGTGGAGCGTTGAAAATAGACAAGAGCTCGCTGGGCGGTGTCATGGTGAGTTGCAGCTTTCGACACCCGGCACGAGCTCACGCCATCGAATTCCATAAGGTCACAGGCCATGATTGAAGTACTGCTTGTCGACGACCACCCTATCGTTCGCTCAGGCTATGCTCGCTTGCTTGAAACGGGTCGAGACATTCACGTCGTCGCAGAAGCGGAGGACGCCGATTCGGGCTATCTCGCCTACACGGCACATTCACCCAAGGTGACGGTGACCGACCTCTCGCTGCCCGGTTCGAGCGGCATCGACCTGATACGCCGCATCAGGGCTCGTGATGCGGGTGCCAGGGTGTTGGTGTTCAGCGTCCACGATGAAGCGGTGGTCGTCGAGAAAGCGATGCAGAGCGGGGCCAGCGGTTTCATCAGCAAACGCAGCGCGCCGGAAGTGCTGCTAGAGGCCGTTCGCCACGTTGCACGAGGTGAGCGCTATCTGAGCACCGACGTCAAAAGGGCGTTTGAACTTCGTTCGCCCGATACCGAACGTTCCATCATCAATGACCTGTCGCCGCGTGAGTTCGAAGTATTCCGGCTCCTCGCGCAGGGTCTGTCGGCCGCCGAGTGCGCCACGATGCTCAACCTGAGCCAAAAGACGGTCGCCAACTACCAGGCTCTCATCAAGGAGAAGCTCGGAGTCGGGACATCGGCGGCACTTGTTCATCTCGCGCTTCGATTAGGGATTGTGCCTCCACTCGGGCCAAAGCAGGACTGAACTTCGTTCGCTAACCATCGGGAAAAACTCCCGATGTCGGGAATTTTTCCCGATCTTTCCCCAAGGGCGTTCGCTATCGTCCGCTGCGGTCGCGCCCTGCGACAGCCGACGCAGCGCCTCGCAGAGTGGCGCGCGACGCAACCCGAGGAGATGTTAGTTGAACACACATAACGGCGCAGCCCGACTGCGTCTGTCGCCGCTAGCGATAGCCATTGCCGGTCTGCTCGGCACTTCACTCACGATTGCAGCGGAAGATCGATCCGTTGCCCCGACCGTCGAAGTCGTGGGCACGTCGCCGATTCCGGGGCTCGACCGGCCGAAGGACGAGGTACCGTCGAACGTCCAATCAATTCGTAGGGATCGGCTGCGCGACACCGGGGCAGCCGGATTGCCGGAACTGCTTGGCAGCCAGCTGCAGAGCGTCAACGTCAATGAAATCCAGGGCAACCCTTACCAGGCCGACGTGAATTACCGTGGCTTTACGGCCAGCCCATTGCTCGGCACACCGCAAGGTCTGTCTGTGTACCAAGACGGGGTGCGGATCAACGAGCCTTTCGGCGACGTGGTGAATTGGGACCTGATCCCCCGCAACGCGATCGCATCGATGGACTTGATACCGGGTTCGAACCCGCTGTTCGGCCTGAATACGCTTGGCGGCGCGCTGGCGATCCGCACAAAGGACGGTTTCAGCCACGCCCGCACCGGGCTGGAAGCTTACACCGGCAGCTTTGGACGCCACGCTGTCACCGCCGAACATGGCGGCAACAACGGCGAACTGGGCTGGTACTTCACCGCCACGCGCTTCAAGGAAGACGGCTGGCGCGATTCTTCACCGTCAGACGTGAACCAGTTCTTCGGCAAGATTTCGCATCGTTCAGCGAAACACGAGCTCGACCTGAACCTCACCCACGCCAACAGCGATCTGATCGGCAACGGCCTGACGCCACTTTCGTTCTACGAACAGCGGCGCAAATCGATCTTCACATCGCCCGACAACACCCGCAACCGGATGACCATGCTGTCGCTGAACGGCGGCTACTGGCTCGACGATGTGCACAAACTGTCGGGCACGGTCTATCTACGCTCGAACAACGTCCGCACGCTCAACGGCGATGCCAATGACGAATTCGCCGCCCCGGGTGACCCGGAAGGCGTGCTCAACCGAACGCGCACACGCCAGCTGGGCTACGGGTTCAGTGCCCAGTGGGCAAAGATTCTTGAAGACCGTCAGCTGGCGGTCGGTACGACGTATGACCACAGCCGTACGCGCTTCCAGCAGACCGAACAGGAGGGCGACTTCAATCCCGACCGCTCGGTGAACCCGACCGATACGGAAGAGGATCCCGATCCCAAGCTCCGTGGCCGCACGCAGACCTGGAGCCTGTTCGCCACAGGTACCTGGAAGCCGGTGCCAGAAGCTGCCGTGTCGATGTCGGCGCGCTACAACCACACCAGCGTGAAGACGACCGACCAGCTTGATGCCACCTCCAGCCTGAACAGCGACTACACCTACAGCAAGATCAATCCGGCGATCGGCGCCACCTATGCGCTGACCCCGGCGGTCACGATCTACGCCAACGCGCAGCAGGGAAATCGCGCGCCCAGTCCGATCGAACTGGGCTGTTCGGATCCGAACGAGCCATGCAAGCTGCCCAACGCGATGCAGGCCGATCCACGACTCGACCAGGTGGTCACCCGCGGCATCGAATTCGGCATCCGCGGCGTCGCAGGTCCGATCCGCTGGAACGCCGCCGCTTTCGGTTCGGTGAGCCGGGACGACATCCTGTTCGTGTCGAGCAACACCGTCGGTCAGGGCTACTTCAAGAACTTCGGCAAGACGCAGCGCCACGGCGTCGAACTGGGCATGGGGGGCGAGTACGGCCAGATGGCCTGGCGCGCCGGCTACACCTGGGTGGATGCAACCTATCGCTCGGGCGAGTGCGTCGTGTCACCGGAGAACTCGGCGCAGGACGCATCGTGCGGCGCGGACAACATCCGCATCACGTCCGGTGACCGCATTCCGGGCATCGCCGAGCACAGTTTCAAGGTGGGGCTGGATTGGCGCCCGACGCAATGGCTGACGCTCGGTTCCGACATCGTGACGCACTCAGGCGTGTATGTGCGCGGCAACGAAAACAACCGGCATGACGAAGGCGGCAAGACGGCCGGCTTCAGCGTGGTCAATCTGGTGGCGACCGCCCAGCTCGGTGCCGGGTGGTCCGCCTTCGCCCGCATGAACAACGTATTCGACAAGCACTACTTCACCGCCGGCCAGATTGGCGAAAACCCCTTTGTAGGCCCGAACAACAGTTTCGATCCGGACGACAACAACTGGCGCGATGAAACCTTCTATGCGCCGGGAGCCCCTCGTGCCGGCTGGGTCGGAGTGCGTTACCGCTTCGGCGGCTGATTGGCTGTTCCTGCGGTTCCGGGGCCACAGCGATCACAACGACAAAGGCACCTTGCGGTGCCTTTGTCGTTTCAGCGAGATAGGTTATTTGGCGGCTGGCGCCGGTACCGGCGCAGCGGCGGGAGGCGCCGGCGGAGCAATCGGTGTCGGCATCACCGTGACGCCCTGCGCCTTCATCCGCTCGATGTACTTTCCCGCCACCGCATCCTGCGAGGCGGCCAGCAATTCGGCTGCCTTCTTGTCGCCTTCAGCCGCCTTCGCCTTCTTCTCGGCCGCGGCGGCCTTCTGCTCTTCCGTCATCTCCGGCAGCTTGGCCAGCGCACCGGTGGTCAGCAGAGCTCCGAGCATCAACACCCATATCCTGTTCATATGCGTAGTCCTCCGTTCAGACGCGGGCCGTGACAGGCATGCCGGCGGCCGACTGTGTCGCGGGTTGAGTCTTGATCGCCTCGTCGTACCAGAGCTCATGGTGTTCCCTGGCCCAGGTTTCATCGACGTAGCCGGTCTTCATGCCATCGAGCGCGCTTTCCATGCCGATGCTGCCAATATAGATATGCGCAAGCGACAACGTCATCACGACCAGTGACCCGATCAGGTGCACGATGTTGGCGGTCTGCATCACCCAGCGCCCCTGTTCGAAGTTCGGGAAATTCAGCACCAGGCCACTGACCCCGACAATCGTCGACAAGCCGACCACTCCGAGCCAGAACCAGGTCTTCTCACCGAAGTTGAAGCGATGCGACGGCACATGCTCACCGGTCAGCAAGCCACCCGCCTTGCGTATCCACAATGCGTCGATCGACTGCCATATGTTGTCCTTGATGAACAGCACGATGAAGACGGCCACAGACAGGATGAAAAGCGGTCCGATGAAGTTGTGAGCGTTCTTGCACACCACGGCCACGGTGGCAAACAACGAGTAGCCGAATACCGGCAGCAGAACATGCTTGCCGAACAGCATCACCAGACCACTGACCGCGAGCACGCAGAACGAAATCGCCATCGCCCAGTGCGATGCGCGTTCCAGCGTATTGAAGCGATGAATCAGACGGCCGGTCTTCGCGCCGGACAGCATGATCGGCCCTCTCAGCTTGAAGAACACCGCCAGCAGTATCAACATCGCACAGAAGGCGATGCCGCCGTACAACATCACCGGCCCGTTGCGCAGCGCGCGCCAGGTCTGGCCACCCGACTGGATCAGCACACCGGTCTCGACCCCTTTGACAGTCGTGTAGTGAGCGTCGCCCGAGCGCACTTCGCGCCAAACCGGTGCGTTGTTCAGCGGCTGAAACTGCTGGCTGTTCGCCTGGTCGGCCGCGCCGGCCGCCAGTGTCGGCTGAATTGGCAGCACCAGCAGCGCACCGATGCAGCAAAGCAGGCGGACGAGCCATGAGAAATGATCGGTCATCGCAGCCTCCTAACCGTTGATGCGGCGGTATTCGTTCTGGCTCTGGTTGCGCGCCTTGATGGTGGCTTCCCACTGCGCGCGGTCACCCGCGAACGATTCGTTGTCCCACGGCTTCGTGTCGGGCTTGCCCTGGTACTGGCCCTGCTTGTAGACCACCACCTGTTCGTGCTCGCCACAGCCGACCAGCGTCGCCGCAACGGCGATGACACAGGCAATTCCAGTCAGTCGCCTCATGATTTCCCCCCCGAATCAGGTTGCTGAGCCGGTGCGTCCGGCTTGCCGTAGGCGGTCGACCAGCCCCAGATGTCGGCGCCCTTGCCGCGCGTGGTGACACGCTGGCGATAGATGTCGGCCAGCACGTCGGCGTCGCCACCGAGCAGCGCTTTCGTCGAACAGACTTCGGCGCACAGCGGCAGCTTGCCTTCGGCCAGACGGTTGCGACCGTATTTGCGGAATTCGTCCTCCGACGCATTCTTTTCCGGGCCGCCGGCGCAGAAGGTGCATTTATCCATCTTGCCGCGCAGGCCGAAAGCACCGGCCTGCGGAAACTGCGGTGCGCCGAACGGACAGGCGTAGAAGCAGTAGCCGCAACCGATGCACAGATCCTTGTCGTGCAGCACGACACCCTCGTCGGTGCGGTAGAAGCAGTCGACCGGACACACCGCCATGCAGGGTGCGTCGGAACAATGCATGCAGGCGACCGACATCGAACGCTCACCCGGCACGCCGTCGTTGATGGTCACGACGCGCCGCCGATTCACACCCCAGGGCACCTCGTGTTCGTTCTTGCACGCGGTGACGCAGCCATTGCACTCGATGCAGCGCTCTGCGTCACAGATGAATTTCATTCTTGCCATGTTGTCCTCCGTTCTCCGCGGCCGGCCCGATCCGGCGGGCGCCGCGTGGGTTGCGTCGCGCGTCTCAGGCCTTGACGATCTGGCAGACCGTGGTCTTGGTTTCCTGCATCATCGTCACCGAGTCGTAGCCGTAGGTGGTCGCAGTATTCACGGCCTCGCCGCGTACCACCGGGGCCGCACCTTCCGGATAGCTGTCGATCAGGTCCTTGCCCATCCAGTGGCCGGCGAAGTGGAACGGCAGGAACACCGTGTCGGCGCCGACCCGTTCGGTCACCATCGCCATCACCCTGATCTGCGCCCCGGTCGGCGACCTCACCCACACCATGTCCTTGTCGCGGATGCCGCGATCATTGGCAGCACGCGGGTTGATCTCTACGAACATGTCCTGCTGCAGTTCGGCCAGCCAGGGGTTGGATCGCGTCTCGTCGCCGCCGCCCTCGTACTCGACCAGTCGGCCGGAGGTCATGATCAGCGGGTAATCCTTGCCGACGTTGGCGAACTGGTCCTGCACGCTCTTGTAGAGCGTGGGCAGCCGCCAGAAGGCCTTCTTGTCGTCGTGCGTCGGGTACTTTGCGACCAGGTCGGCACGGGGCGAGAACAACGGTTCGCGATGCAACGGAACGGCGTCCGGGAAATTCCACACCACGGCGCGCGCCTTGGCGTTGCCGAACGGATGGCAGCCGTGTTCCTTCATCGCGACGCGGATGATGCCGCCGGACGAGTCGGTCTTCCAGTTCTTGCCTTCCGCCTTCTTCTTCTCGTCGTCGGTCAGCTCGTCCCACCAGCCAAGCTTCTTCAGCAGCACGTGGTCGAATTCCGGGTAGCCGAACTGCAGATCGGCTCCTTTCGATGCAGAGCCATCGTTGGCGAGCAGGCTCACGCCGTCCTTCTCGACGCCGAAATTGGCGCGGAAGTTGCCGCCGCCGTCCATCACGTGCTTCGACGTGTCGTAAAGATTGGGCGTACCGGGATGCTTCATTTCCGGCGTGCCGTAGCACGGCCACGGCAGCCCGAAGTACTCGCCGTCGAGCTGGTAGCCGGTTTCCTTGTCGATGCCGCCCTTGGCGCGCAGCGTCTTCGGATCGAACACCTGCATGTTGCGCATGTGTGCCTTCAGGCGCTCGGGCGACTGGCCGCTGTAGCCGATGGTCCAGGTGCCGCGGTTGATTTCGCGCAGGATGTCTTCGACGCTGGGTTCGTTGTTCGTCACCTTCACGTTCTTCGTGAACTCTTCGGCGAAACCGAATTTCTGCGCGAACAGATACATGATGGTGTGGTCTGGCTTCGATTCCCACAGCGGCTCGATCACCTTTTCGCGCCACTGGATCGAACGGTTCGACGCGGTGCATGACCCGACGCACTCGAACTGCGTCGCCGCCGGCAGCAGGTACACGCCGTCCTTGCGGCCGCTGGCCGCCATCGCCGCAGTGGCCGACGGATACGGGTCGATGACTACCAGCGTATCGAGCGCCTTCATGGCCTCCAGCATGTCCTTGCCGCGCGTCTGCGAATTCGGCGCATGGCCCCAGAACACCACGGCACGCAGGTTCGGGTCCTGGTCGATGAATTCGTTCTTCTCGGTCACGCCATCGATCCAGCGCGAAACCGTGATACCCGACTTCTCCATCAGCGCCTGCGACGCGAAGCGCCCCTTCAGCCACTCGTAATCGACGCCCCACACGTTCGCCCAGTGCTTCCACGAACCGGTCGCAATGCCATAGTAGCCAGGCAGCGAATCCGGGTTCGGGCCGACGTCGGTCGCGCCCTGCACGTTGTCATGGCCGCGGAAGATGTTGGTGCCGCCGCCCGATACGCCAACATTGCCGAGGGCGAGCTGCAGGTTGCACATCATGCGCACGATGGCGTTGCCGGTCGTGTGCTGGGTCTGGCCCATGCACCACACGACAGTCGACGGCTTGTTCTTCGCCATCGTTTCGGCCATCAGCTTCACCTGCTCGTCCGGCACGCCGCTGACTTCCTCGACCTTGTCGGCGGTCCACTTCATCGCCTCATCGCGGATCTTGTCCATGCCGTACACGCGGTCTTCGATGTACTGCTTGTCCTCCCAGCCGTTTTCGAAGATGTGGCGCATCACGCCGTACAGGATCGCGATGTCGGAGCCGGACCGGATGCGCACAAAGTGGTCGGCCTTGGCCGCCGTGCGGGTGAAACGCGGGTCGGCGACGATGATCTTCGCGCCGTTCTCCTTCGCATGCAGGATGTGCAGCAGCGACACCGGGTGCGCCTCGGCGGCATTCGATCCCATGAAAAGGATGGCCTTCGAATTCTGCATGTCGTTGTAGGAGTTGGTCATCGCACCATACCCCCACGTGTTGGCCACGCCGGCCACCGTGGTCGAGTGGCAGATGCGCGCCTGGTGGTCGCAGTTGTTGGTGCCCCACATCGACACGAACTTGCGCATCATGTAGGCCTGCTCGTTGTTGTGCTTCGACGAGCCTATCCAGTACACGCTGTCCGGGCCGCTCTCTTCGCGCAGCTTGAGCAGCCGCGCAGACAGTTCGGTCAGTGCGTCGTCCCACGACATCCGTACCCATTTGCCATCGACCAGCTTCATCGGGTAGCGCAGGCGGTGCTCACCGTGTCCGTGCTCGCGGATCGACGCGCCCTTGGCGCAGTTCGCCCCCATATTGATCGGGCTGTCGAACACCGGCTCCTGCCCGACCCACACGCCATTCACGACTTCGGCATCGATGGCGCAGCCGACCGAACAGTGGGTACAGATCGTGCGCTTGATCTCGACCTTGCCACCGGCCGCCGGCGCATCGGCGGCCTGCGCGCGTTCGACCATCGAGAACGGCAGTGCCGACGCGAACGCGCCGGCACCGGCTGTCATACCGGAGCGCTTCAGAAAGGTGCGCCGGTCCATCGTGCGCGGCGCGGCAGCCGACACGGCGCGCGCGAGGCGCGAACTGCCGCGCGGGGCGCTGGCGGATTTGCGGGTCAGGGTCATGGTCGGTCTCCTCCGGTCAGACGCGTGCGGTACGGTAGTAGTTGGCGATGTGCTCGGTCATGCGATAGCCGCCCTTATCGTTCTTTGCCGTGAGGTCGGTCGCTGGCTCCGCTTCACCGGTCGAGCGCACCGCCACCACGGCGGCTGCAGCACCCACGCCACCGATACCTGCGGTCAGCAGGAAATGCCTGCGCTTGAGGTTGGCCTTGAGGTTGTCCTTGTCAGTCATCGTGAAGTCCTCCTGTCGTGGTCACTGCGGGGTGTGCATGGCGTGTGTCGTTCGGGCATGGCGTCAGGCCTCGATCTGCCGCGCCGCATTCTCGATGTCGAGAAAGCAGCGCAGGTACTGGCCGGCGCGCCGGTAGAAATTCGCTTCGGGTGCGGCGTCCAGCGCATCGATCAGTGCGCCGTACCAGGGCTCGATGTGGGTCGCGAAAAAGCGGTCCTGCGCGGCAGCGCGGTCCGCTTCGCTGCGCGTCGTGTCGGTCAGCAACAGGCGCATCACGTCGGCCAGCGCCGCAATGTGGTCTTCCGGATCGGATTCCCCTGCGGCTCTCTGCAAGCCGAGCGCAGCAAGGTCATCGCGCAGTCTGGCCAGCGGCTTTTCGTTGACGAACCCGGCGAGATGGAAGGATGCAAACGGCACGACCTGCGGACGGCCGACACCGCCGAACAGCGCATCGAATTCGTCCTGTGCCGCAGCGGCGTCCATCGCCGACGACGCGGCGCACAGTGCGTTCCACGCGCGCGCCATCAGCATGGCTTCCGCCGAGGGCGCATCGCCATCGACCGGCCAGTCACCCGAGGCGGCGAGCGTGTCCAGCAGCGTCCCGTCGGGTGCCGCGTGAAACAGTCGGGAAATCAGCGCGTAGTGGTTGGCGCGCGCCATGTCTTCGTCGCTGGCCGGCTCGCGGACGAAAGCCATCGGGCGACGTTGCGTTTCGGTGGTCATAGATCGAACACCGAAGTTTCGCGACCGGGGCTCTGCATCATGTCGATCACGCGGCAATCGGCGCACATCTGCAGCCGGCGCAACGCATCGCCGCCGGCGAACATCGAGTGCGCGGCCAGCTTGCCGGTCATCGCATCAATCATCTGCTTCGTGCCGAAGGGCGCGCTGCAGCGGATGCAGTGGAAGGGTTCGGCTTCGTTCAGTACGCGCTCGCGTCGCGCCGCGTCACCGATCAGCAGACGCGGTTCGAGCGACAGCGCGTTTTCGGGGCAGGTATTCACGCACAGGCCGCACTGCACGCAGTTGCGTTCGAGAAAGCGCAACGCCGGCCGCTCGCCGCCATCCATCAGCGCCGACGCCGGACAGGCGCCGACACAGCTCATGCACAGCGTGCAGGCTGCCTGGTCGATGTTCACCGCACCAAAAGGGGCGCCAGCCGGCAGCGCGATGACGTCTGCCTTCACCGGCGAGTGGCGCACCAGGTGTTCGAGACAGAACTCGAGTGCGCCGCGCTTTTCGGCCGGCAACGCAAAGGATGCCGGCGGACAGGACACGCCGGCTGCAGGATGTGCGCCCAGCGCATGCGTCAGCGTCGCCGCGTCATCTGCCGTGACGGCCACCAGTGCCGACGCGGGGTAGCCCAGCGCCGCAAGCACGCTGCGACCGATGCCGATCTGTGCTGCAGTCGCAGCGGCGTAGGCGTCCGGCTGGTCGCCTTGCGACAGAATGACGCATTGTGCAGCGCCGTAGGACAGCGCCGCGAACATCAGTTCCAGGCCGACCGACGCGACGTCGTGCACGGCCAACGGCAGTACATCGGCCGGCAGGCCGCGATGACGTCCAGCCAGCGCAATCAGCTCTTCGCCCCGCGTTTCACCGTGAAACAGAATGCGCGGTGCGTGGCCACCGGTTGCGCGCCAGGCCTTCAGTGCCGTCTTGATGCGCAGTGCAACATCGCTTGCGGACGGGTAGGCGTAGCGCATGGCGCCAGTGGGACAAACTGTCGCACACGCACCGCACCCCATGCACAGATGCGGCTCGACGAATACACCGTCGCCATCGGCGCGGATGGCCGAGGTCGAACAGACATCGATGCACTGGTTGCACCCCTGCTTGCTGTTGCGGCTGTGCGCGCAGATCGACGGCTTGTAGGTGAAGAATTTCGGCTTTTCGAATTCACCGACCAGGGAGGCGATCTGCTGCAGTGCCAGCGACTGCTCGAGCGGATCGCGCCCGGGTGACAAATAGCCTTGCGGCGGGTGCGGAATGCGGAGCAGCGCCGGCTCGGACAGGTCGAGCACCAGATCGTAGGTTTCACTGCGCGGCGCGCCGATGGCGGCGAAATCGATGGCACCGATGTCGCGGCAGGCGCTCGCGCAGGCCCGATGACCGGTGCAGCGCGCAGCGTCAACCTGATAGTCGTAGCCGATGGCGCCCTCCGGACAGGCGTCGATGCAGGCATTGCAGCGCACACAGGCGTCGAGGTCGATCGCGTTGGCGCGCTGCCAGCTCACTTCGAAGGCGCCGAGCCAGCCGGCGACCGACACGTTGCGGCCGCTGGCCACCGGATAGTCGCGGCGCACCGGCAACTCGCTGCGGTCGTTGGCGGTGATGAGCACATTGATCGCGAGGCGCTCGCCGTACTGCTGCTGCGCGCGCTGCGCCCAGCCCAGCGCGGCGCCGGCCGGGCCGATGATCAGCAGCTGGCCGGCGGATTCGTAACTCACGGCCGGCACCGGTGCCGGTTCGGCAAGACGCGCCATCGCGAGCTGCGCCGCCAGCGCGGGCTGAACGTCCGCGCCACGTGCGCTGCGTCCGGCGATGTCACGCAGATTGATGAAGGTCACGCCGGACGCGCTGCCCGCGTCGTCAGCCAGTTCGCGCAGCAGTGCCGACTCCTGCGTACAGCCGACGATGGCTTCCGGTGCCCGGCCGAGCAGTTGGGCAAACGTGTGCGCATCGCGCCGGCACAGCTGCTCTCCGACGTCGAGCGGCGCATCGAGCGCAAGCGCATCGGTCAGGCGTGTGATGTCGAATGACACCGTGCCGTTGCAACTGCACAGGTGGATCGCCTTGTCGGCGTTATTCATTGTTTATCGCTCCTCCGGCAAAGCTTTTGCAGGCTTTGTGCCAAAGGGACGACGAAAGAAATGACCTATTCCGACCGCGAACGACTTTCCGCCGGGGCAGGCAGGGTCAGCTCATCGGGTGAGCCGGGCAGCGCGTCAGCGTCCAAGAAAGGAAAAGACTTGAGCTCGGGCTCGGCTTCGTCAGGCGCTTCACGAAGCGCCTTCGACTCGGGCGGGGCGTCAGGCAACCGTTCCGGTTCAATTAGTTCGGCCGTCGATTCCGAAGCCGATTCGGCCGCACGTTCGGCATCGACCTCCGGCTCGAACCAGTCGGCTGGCAGCGTCGGCGACAGCGTTTCCCGCGCATGCGCAAGTTGGGCGACCATCGACGCCGGCAGCG
The sequence above is a segment of the Methyloversatilis sp. RAC08 genome. Coding sequences within it:
- a CDS encoding TonB-dependent receptor, giving the protein MNTHNGAARLRLSPLAIAIAGLLGTSLTIAAEDRSVAPTVEVVGTSPIPGLDRPKDEVPSNVQSIRRDRLRDTGAAGLPELLGSQLQSVNVNEIQGNPYQADVNYRGFTASPLLGTPQGLSVYQDGVRINEPFGDVVNWDLIPRNAIASMDLIPGSNPLFGLNTLGGALAIRTKDGFSHARTGLEAYTGSFGRHAVTAEHGGNNGELGWYFTATRFKEDGWRDSSPSDVNQFFGKISHRSAKHELDLNLTHANSDLIGNGLTPLSFYEQRRKSIFTSPDNTRNRMTMLSLNGGYWLDDVHKLSGTVYLRSNNVRTLNGDANDEFAAPGDPEGVLNRTRTRQLGYGFSAQWAKILEDRQLAVGTTYDHSRTRFQQTEQEGDFNPDRSVNPTDTEEDPDPKLRGRTQTWSLFATGTWKPVPEAAVSMSARYNHTSVKTTDQLDATSSLNSDYTYSKINPAIGATYALTPAVTIYANAQQGNRAPSPIELGCSDPNEPCKLPNAMQADPRLDQVVTRGIEFGIRGVAGPIRWNAAAFGSVSRDDILFVSSNTVGQGYFKNFGKTQRHGVELGMGGEYGQMAWRAGYTWVDATYRSGECVVSPENSAQDASCGADNIRITSGDRIPGIAEHSFKVGLDWRPTQWLTLGSDIVTHSGVYVRGNENNRHDEGGKTAGFSVVNLVATAQLGAGWSAFARMNNVFDKHYFTAGQIGENPFVGPNNSFDPDDNNWRDETFYAPGAPRAGWVGVRYRFGG
- a CDS encoding formate dehydrogenase: MNRIWVLMLGALLTTGALAKLPEMTEEQKAAAAEKKAKAAEGDKKAAELLAASQDAVAGKYIERMKAQGVTVMPTPIAPPAPPAAAPVPAPAAK
- the fdh3B gene encoding formate dehydrogenase FDH3 subunit beta, whose product is MARMKFICDAERCIECNGCVTACKNEHEVPWGVNRRRVVTINDGVPGERSMSVACMHCSDAPCMAVCPVDCFYRTDEGVVLHDKDLCIGCGYCFYACPFGAPQFPQAGAFGLRGKMDKCTFCAGGPEKNASEDEFRKYGRNRLAEGKLPLCAEVCSTKALLGGDADVLADIYRQRVTTRGKGADIWGWSTAYGKPDAPAQQPDSGGKS
- a CDS encoding formate dehydrogenase subunit gamma; translated protein: MTDHFSWLVRLLCCIGALLVLPIQPTLAAGAADQANSQQFQPLNNAPVWREVRSGDAHYTTVKGVETGVLIQSGGQTWRALRNGPVMLYGGIAFCAMLILLAVFFKLRGPIMLSGAKTGRLIHRFNTLERASHWAMAISFCVLAVSGLVMLFGKHVLLPVFGYSLFATVAVVCKNAHNFIGPLFILSVAVFIVLFIKDNIWQSIDALWIRKAGGLLTGEHVPSHRFNFGEKTWFWLGVVGLSTIVGVSGLVLNFPNFEQGRWVMQTANIVHLIGSLVVMTLSLAHIYIGSIGMESALDGMKTGYVDETWAREHHELWYDEAIKTQPATQSAAGMPVTARV
- a CDS encoding sensor histidine kinase — translated: MKRTYIRKHRHQIELALIVATAAVTFVASSQAELYERFHGLLIRYEVVQADELFIALLGLTVALTLFSAMRWRDARHELASRIAAERRLKRLAARNRDLAQALIGLQEAERRRFAHELHDHFGQCCNAIRIDAVFLRDHLENPSAEKRAADRIAESADDLYQTVRGLLYELRPASLDSLGLLGAVQSLCESWEERSTINCALLPRGHLDDLGEDANIAVFRIIQESLSNVMKHTNASHVRIFLGHHAETDMVELVIEDDGSGYDAAKVRPGLGWLGMGERASMLGGALKIDKSSLGGVMVSCSFRHPARAHAIEFHKVTGHD
- a CDS encoding response regulator, which gives rise to MIEVLLVDDHPIVRSGYARLLETGRDIHVVAEAEDADSGYLAYTAHSPKVTVTDLSLPGSSGIDLIRRIRARDAGARVLVFSVHDEAVVVEKAMQSGASGFISKRSAPEVLLEAVRHVARGERYLSTDVKRAFELRSPDTERSIINDLSPREFEVFRLLAQGLSAAECATMLNLSQKTVANYQALIKEKLGVGTSAALVHLALRLGIVPPLGPKQD